The genomic region ATGAATATTGTGTAAAACTATGATTATAACAAAGAGAGTAAATATTCcctctttatttttgttcatttcctaACACTGAGGCTGTGCCGCAAAACTACCAGAGAGACTGATGaagccttttttctttcctccctcttttGCTCTGTTCCTCTTTATCTTTTGCAGCTGTCAAGTTTGCAGTCACTGTCTCTCAATCTGACCTGAAGATAGCACTTTTTTAAGTTacgaaaaaaagaaacaactacTTTACATGACATGAATAGTCTAAATAAGGTTTTTGTCTGTGACTGACATTAACCACATGCTTCAAAGACTGCCTGACAGTTATTCTTTTCGTCTGCTCTTCGGTTGTTTCATGATTCTCCCTGCTGCAAGGTGGGAGAAAGGATAAGATATATTTATGACGGTCAAAAGGTGAGAAAGCCTTGAACGCGCGTTTCACATCTTTCGCACAACTGAACACCACGAGAGACGGGTCACACTCTGGACAATtctgagaagaaagaaaaacagtgacattAGGACAACACTGGACAAATGCGGGCAGTGATTCAGTGGTGATGACGAACTAGCTCGTCAGCTACGGTATGATCTGTCAATGCACAGGGGATGCATTCTAAAAACctgatttaaaacacacacaaaatctttgATGACAGACATTACTCATACACCATATACCACAAAAAGCAAAGCGAGCGGGATTAATTCCCCCCCTCCTTGTTATGTTCTGTATCCTGTCTGCTTAGGATAACACTCTGGAGCCAGACTGCCATCCCTCACACTGGACAGGAGCGAGCTTCgaggacaaaagacaaaaaccaaGACGAGaaacaaactgtacattttttaaagtgtaagaGAACAAACTGTAATTTGTAAATATTATGTTTGTCGTTTGGTTTCGAGTGATTGGCCGGGATCTTTTCTTTGTGACAACAGGTGCAAGTTTAGGTGACTTACAGGATTTTAGCATTCAAATGTATGTTTGATTCTCCTTTGTTTCCTAAATCTCCAGGGCAAATTCCAATAGGTTACGGGCACATGAGTACATCTTTGAACATGCGTAAATAATGCTCAAAACAAAATCCCAAATCAAGGAATTTTACTTGCGATGCTGTTGGATTTAATTGTTAGTGTCTCATATTGTCTTGAACATTGTCATACAGAACAAACTGCTATTAGGAGGTTGTGAAATCCTTTGTACTCGTTTGGTCTTATTTCAGACTCTAATCATGGTGGTTGTTTTGCTACCTTTTGCAATTTTGTCCACACATTCTGTTTATGGGATTATTGGCACAGCTGTTTGATGTGAGTTTGAGTTGCCCATGCTTCTAAAAACAGCATTACAAAGATAGTTTGGACCGCCAACAGATAATGGAAGCCCACTCACCAAGTTTACATGTTTACACTACAGTTTTGATGTTGGCTTAAGGTaaggtaaaatatatatataaaaataataaaaagcctTACAAGGATCCAAATGTTGTCTTATTAAAACATGTATTGCATTAATGGTAAAGGGAAGGCTTGCacctgtttgtctgtttcattTAGTCCGATTCAGGAACCTGCTAGAAGCTCAAGATACTGTGAGAGAGCATAATGACCAGAAGGAGTTGAAAGAATTCAAATTAATATTTCTATTTCAAATAGAGGCTATTACACACTGTATGTTGTGTATCTGAActggaaaacattaaaagacattCTTAAACAAAAGCTAGTGCCATCATTTGTGTCACATTGTCTGGGCAAAATTAAAGCTGTAATACATTTCATAGCCACGCGGGGGCGGGAGAACCCCAACTACAAGCTGGtatactagctagctacacaCAATCCGGAGCACTTTGATGTTGTGGTAGCTAACCCGTCAGCTTGTTTTATTACACAACCAAGAGGTATGAGCAATGTaaacttttctaaaaaaattCTAGTCCCGTTTCTGGCCAGAAATGCACATTTACCTTTAAGCTGTGGTTTGGTCCCTGAGAAAAATACATCAGTCTTTAGTTAAGCTAGCTGCTACGTTGACTTCacatgttagctagctagctagctagttgctaacttaaATATTTGCTATTTGCTCGCTTACAGTCGGGATATCAAAATGGTTTTGCTTGTATTGCAGGCCGTTGCTGTGAGCGACTTTAACTGATAGTATACAACAGTTAATGTTAGGCCTATTATTGGAGAATTGAGAgaagtagtgttttttttgttttatcgtTTTTTAAGAAAGAGGAAACTGATTGTAGCTGCGGCTGCTCAGGGATAGAACCTCGGTGTTAATTGCTGTAATATTGTGGCTTTGAGGACATCACCACGACGTGTTGCTTTTTAGCATACAGGCTAGCTTTCACCACAGAATGCTAAGCTTCCCttgatttaattttctaaatcCACACAAACTGAGTGTTGACTTTCATTCCATGAGGTCTTAAAGTTATCCAGaggattttaaatgtaaagcctAAAAATAACAGCACCAGTTATCTGTGTTTATTCAGCTGCTGTacacaataaatcaatattagggCAAATATACTGGAACGAACTGGTGCTGTTGGATGAAGCATTTGTGCTAATGCTTTCCATTCATTCAAGCCCTAATGTGGGTATaattaaattcctttttttggcCACAGTTTTACTTCCCTTATCCCATAAGCATTTTTAGACCACCTTGCACCTCTTTTTACCTCTCCAAAGTCGCAGACTGCACCCTAATCAATtggaatccccccccccccaattacTTTCAGATATGAATACAGATAGACAACAACAGATCGAAGTATCTTGGCAAAACAGTAGAGATATTTAATTTCTGCCTGCAGCTATGTTTTTGGgaaattgtttttgcattacTGCACAATAATTCCTGACAGAAAAGAGGTTGAAAAATATACAAtgcatccatttaaaaaaaaaaaaaaaaacgtttctatcgttattaatattttttcggttttcttttatttccataTCTGGAATATTAAAATTCTTGTTTTAGAATATCTGGCATGACTTATTGCTGCAATAATAAGCAAGTTATCACCTACACTGTGTCCAATAACTGTGATGTGCATGAATTAATCAAAATCATCTCTGTTATTTCTTCGGCAGAGTCTTCACACAGTAAGTAGATTGCACAATTGTTTATATGACTGATGTTTACCGTAATGTCATAGTATTTTTCTTATGCGCTCAGCCAAATTGCCTTTGCGGATAATTTACAGTGTTGGTTTAGCTGTAAGCAGTGATCACAGGAAATACTTTCCCTCCGTCACTAGATGGCGGTATGCAACTTTAATGACTGCTTCAGAGATGTTATGCAGTCGGTGCTTCTAACCCAAATGAATTAGCCTCTGTTGAGATATTCTAAATTAATCTGGAATGATGGCTGATGATGCACTAACAGCTCAGAAAGCATATCCTATTTAGAATTGTAAATGGATACGTCATTGTCAATTAAATGAAGATAGCTATATTAcatgaaagataaaaaaacactttttaaataaattatgaaaagtCTTTAGGCCTATATGATATGTTCACATGTGtgatatttgaatgttttaatgtttcatttaataCACAAATGTTATTCTCactgtctttgaaaaaaatatgtggACGTGTTAGtccaaatattaatattataatactTCCAAAACTGAAGTCTTGAaggtttttcagttttttttactttcttaacTATGGATTTCATATGCAAAAAACTTGATCTCAAGTAGGTTACCTTAATGATTAAAATGCACTAAAACCATCAATCAGATGCAAAATCCAATTTTACTAACAGACCAAACATTTAAACTCACATGAGCAGCCTATGATAAGGAATCCTCAACTAAGCCTAACACAGCTTTACATTAATATGTTACAAGAATATAAAGTAAAtgataaataacacaatcacagttaattaagacattttattgaatgagCCAATTTGCATAACCTCCCGCGCATCAGGCATTTATAATCCCTCTCTTAACAAAGCAGCTGTCTTGTAAAATgtgccttttctgtttttgtttttataattaaacCGTCTACACATGACATGCGGCAAACCCGCTTTGCGCCGGCCGTTCCGTTGATTTCCTATAGGGAGGGCGGTGACGCCCACTCCGCTGCGCTACCGCTCGTATCTGCCGCTTAGCGCTGCGctcaaaattcaaattattgTAACTTTTAACCTAGTTGCCGCTGACCTTTCGAACGCACAACCAATGAGATAACCGCATGTCGTTTCCTAGCAACGGGCAGTAGCCTATCTCCCCTGCCACTCTTGATGACGTTTACCTGCGCTTCGCTTTGCTCTCGTAGCGTCGGAGCGGCGCGCACAGAGCAAATCGCTTATCATGTGTAGGTGGCTTAACGGAGCTGCAAGCAAATTTAGAAATTAGCATTTGTAATAAAAACCCACGTGCACACAGGAGGTTTAAGCTCTCAGATAGTATGTTGGAGGTAAAGAGGGAGGGGTGAGGGAGAGATGCAGTTGTCATAAAAGATCTGAAGGTTCTGGTCAACATCcaaattacttttcaaaaatatcTCAAGTTCCTGGAGCGGCATCTCGTGCACGCTGTTTCCCTCTTTGGCGTTTTTGGCCAAGACTCCGTAGGTCGGGAAGCGGATGCGGACGTCGTGCGGCGCGTTGCGGTCGTATTCAGTGCAGCAGTAAGCGGACCACACGTCTTCGGGGATGGCCACGCGGTCCTGGTTGTTTCGGCGGATCATGTTGCCCCTGGTGGTCACTCCGGTCACGATGTAGGCCGTGCCGCGGCAGAAGTTGTTGAGGCGGACCCGAATCCGCTCCTCGTACTCACGCCAAGGCCCGATGTTGAACTCGCGGATCTCCGGCACCACGTTTGTCAGAGTGTAGGTGGCGGCGCGGTCGTGTGGCGTGGACTGGTGCTGGTCCGGGTTCAGGTGGCCTCTCTCATACAGGACCACGTCAGAGTAGTCATCCAGGACTGCCTGGCTGTCCTCGAACTTCATGTGCAGGTAGCCAGTGGGGAAGGACTGCATGTTCCCATTCCCATCGACTTCTGCCAGCTGTTGAGACACACAACATAGTAGTGCTGTCATGCTGGGAAATAATAGGCTACATTAAGCCAGTAGGCTAtgataagtacatttactacaattactgcacatgtacacatttgAGTTACTTGTACCTACTttactttagtcttttcttttcatgcaccTTTCTACttccactacatttcaaaaggaaatattgtactttttaatccattacattaatctgacagtttTAGGTACTAGTTAGACCTACTTTTCAAATTAAGAATTTTGCAGAGTAAACAATGTacaggcctacaagtccagctgaaatgattaactGATAAAACACTTTGCTGTTTGACAGAATTGTTTTGATCGTTTCCAGATTCTAAAatgtgagtacttttacttttagtacttttaagAACATAGTCCTGATGATAATTCTATGCTTTTAGCAGTAATATTTTCAATGCTTTTACTTGTGACAGAGTAGGCTATTTGTATAGTGTGgtagtagtacttttacttagggAAGTAAAGGAGCACTATTGGATACAGAACATGTTGTTATGCTGGGAAATAATACAAAGCCAGCATTGTTTATGTCTTTACTTTTGTTAGAATTTCGTCTTTCGTTTAAGAATCAAAAATgggttaaaaatgaatgaaacccCATTTTATGAATGAAGCTTTTTAGCAATTTTGAAAAGCAATCCTGAGCTATTTACTAAAAGACAAGTCTCGGACCTGTGGCTCGTACATCCAAGGGTAGTCCACacgtctgtctccctctgttttCTTGAAGGTATACGCTGAGTAAACTGGAATCCGCTTTTTGGGGTCGTACAGGGTCACATAGCGAGGTCGGTCTGCGTAACGTTGGCAGATCTTCTTCAGTTTAGTGTCGGTGAACCCGCGTGGTGGTGTCCCCATGTACAGGGAGTCCTTGCACCTCTCTATGTGGTTAAAATCCTGAACCACCGTTGCTGACATTAGAGGCAGAAAACAAGCTAGCACAGGAACAAAAACTAGAGGCGATAACACACTCATGGTGAAAAACGTCTTCTCAGTCTCTCCTACTATGGCTTCTGCTAAGCAATGACAGTAAATGTTTGCAGTTATGATTACGACAAATCAGATATGCAAAGCAAGGAGAGTCAAGCCTCCTAACACATAGGCATGGATGGGCAGGTCATTGCTCTTAACATACAATTCTAAAATACTAGAGTGAATAAAAAAGCTGTGTCTTCTCCAGAATCATATCCTAATTATATACTTATTTTGAGTTGTACTGCTCATTTTGAAGTAATGCTGTGCTAAACTTCTGGATCTGTTGAGGTTAAGCCCATCATCTCCTTGGCCAACGAAATTGACAGCTTTGTCCCGGTGAGTTCTTAATGAGGTTATGGTTTGATCCTTGGGGTAGAAAgccaataaattattttaatggcGCAATCAAATGATGAGGCAGCCAGGGACTGGATCATTGACTCCTCC from Etheostoma cragini isolate CJK2018 chromosome 13, CSU_Ecrag_1.0, whole genome shotgun sequence harbors:
- the LOC117956103 gene encoding endonuclease domain-containing 1 protein; amino-acid sequence: MSVLSPLVFVPVLACFLPLMSATVVQDFNHIERCKDSLYMGTPPRGFTDTKLKKICQRYADRPRYVTLYDPKKRIPVYSAYTFKKTEGDRRVDYPWMYEPQLAEVDGNGNMQSFPTGYLHMKFEDSQAVLDDYSDVVLYERGHLNPDQHQSTPHDRAATYTLTNVVPEIREFNIGPWREYEERIRVRLNNFCRGTAYIVTGVTTRGNMIRRNNQDRVAIPEDVWSAYCCTEYDRNAPHDVRIRFPTYGVLAKNAKEGNSVHEMPLQELEIFLKSNLDVDQNLQIFYDNCISPSPLPLYLQHTI